GAAATACACAAGGCAGTTTCTTCCTGGTGCCTTGACACCGTCTCGTGAAATACAGCCTCTCACTAAATTTGGACAGTCATCCCCCATGCAGGCTCGTGAAATAGATACGGATTCATCAGATGTAAGTTCTCCAGAGACATACCGAATCTCATTGACACAAACTCCTCAGTCTCTCagaaattcaaaatcaaaaacacCACCAGCGATGAAAACTCTGTTTCGTCAACCAGGACAGTCAAAACCAATGGAAGAAAATAAAACTTCTCATGAAATGCCTGTTATGAGATTTTCTGATGGCAAGCCTTCAAATGAAGGAAAAGCAAGTATATCAGCTTCCTCCCGTCGTTCTTACCCAGTAGGGGGCTCATCTACTCCTCATAAATCTTCGTCGAGAATTGTCGGCCGTTATGGTAATTATCCAAAAGAAAATTATGATATCTTCACACCACAGAACGAAAGTTACAAAAAGCTTGAGCCAGAAGTTACACAAACTCAAACCCCTTATTCATTCATTACACCAAGAAAAGTTGCATGGGAGGAACCAGAAAAAGTTGATATTGTACCCGTAGTAAAATACAGAAGTCCTTTACCTAGGCCTTCAAAACCGTGTACCACACAGATTCCTCGCCGAAACCAGGATATGCAAGAAACATCGTCATACTTTCGACCAGAGCGGCTGAGAGGGGAACGACCATTTCATACAGAAAAAAGTCCCAGCATATCTTTGAGACAAGATGGAGTGAAATTGAAGAAACTAACACCTCAAAAAGATGTTTCAATCAAAATGTATGAACCACGGATGCCAGACAAATCTAGTGAAAAATTAGTGAGAGATACTAACATAAATACATCTGAAGATCATATCACCGTGAAATCCTTGACTCCGCCTCACAGTTATGAGCGAAGAAGACTACCCGAAGCTCaaacagaaaatttaaaattgtcatCTTCCTTGAACCTCAAACAGTCACAGAAATCATCTCAACCGAGATCGGTTCATTTTAAGGAAAGGTCATATTCCTCACTCACGAGAAGCACTCCAGAAAAAAGTTTAGAAAGACCTATGAGAAACCCTGAGTATTCTTTTACCACTCCTCGAGTATCAGGTTATCAATCTCCAAGAATCATAACGCCAAAAATTGTCAAAGAAAAACCTCGTATTGGGAAAGTTCTTCCAACGTATGATCAACTTGTGGCTGAGCAGAAACATCAAGAAAAATCGAAACAAGGTAAGTCAAAATCTTCATTGAAGTATTTGAAGAAAATACTTAAAATTAAACTGAATTTGAAACGATTTTTGCCAAAATGGTTCAATTAAACAGATCTTTAATTTTGGCAATGATATTGCAAAATCATACACCAGGAACTTCATTCTATGATAGATACCACAGTAGTAAATTCATTGAGTTATTGTGATTTGATTGAATTTGATCATATTTAAATAAGCACAGTATGATATTATACTGTGGTACATAAGAGgttgaaaaattagaatatgACATCTTGTTAATTGCATCATATTCCGTAATTCATTTGATTTGTATTGAAAATGCAATTACAAAAGCGCATTTTCAACCATAACCGAGTTTCATTATTTGCATATACAGAATCCGATGTACCAGAGAATGTACAAAATAAGGGAGAAAAAAAATCAGCTGAAATTCAGAAACCTACGAAGGATACAGAAATTGAAGTAAACACAGACTTCTCACCTCTCGAGCCAGAGTCTTGCTCTGATGATTCTGATGAAGAAAACACTCTACTTGAGAATTTATCGACCCCAAAGCATAAGAGGAAGGAAGAAAACCTCGACCTGAGTTTGAGTGACACTGAACTCCACCGTAGAACTACTTTGTCACAGTCTTCTGATGATAGTGAGGATGAGAAATCTGGGCATTTCAGAAATTCAGCTAATGGGTATCTGAGATTCGGCTTGACTGGCAGCAATGAGAAACATGTTGAGAGAGATCAGCAGTCTGTTTCAACTCCATCTCCCACCCCTATAGAACCTGCACCTCTACCATATGTTCGTCTCGGAAAAGAGAAACCTACGATGCCTCCAATATTTTCAGCTCCACAAAGGCACTCAATATCAACAGAAAAGGTGCAAAATCTTCTcatgaaagaaaaaaatgttgGTAAACAGTCCACAAGAACAAGAAACACAGGTGTGAGTGCCAGTATGCCTGTCACTAACAAAGAACCTTCTAGTTCAAGTTCTGATGAAGAGCTCATGAATCTTCTTGAAACATTTTCAACCAAAGTTCCATTGATGGAGAAGTTGTTACGGAAATTATACGAGAAAAATCTTCATAAAAAATCTGAGCAAATGTTCATTGAACATAGTCAACTTGATGATGGTGGTCAAGAGCTTGTCAACAAATCTGCACAAACATTACAAGATGACATCAGAGTATTTCGAACTAACTCAACAAATATCCCTCAACAGACGCAACGAAATCGAAGAAAGATTTATGCTGAATCTGCAAGTCAAACTTCATTCACAAAACTAAGTAATACTGAATCGACAGAAGAACGCATTTATTCATCATTTGATAAGAGCAACCAAGTCACCCCGAAACAAGTTGTTGCTGAAcgaaaaaacaaagaaaaaatatattcaggaGAGGGTAAAGAGAACATACCTCAGAAGCAACAACCATGCGCATTTTTTGTTGATCTTACGCCAGAGAAGCTTCCTAGAGAGCAACCTGATGAAAAATTGAATCAATCTCCAGTCGCCTGGTATGAACCATATGAGTATATGCCACCATGGAGACAAAGAAGCATGAGCAACAGGCCAAAGATGGGTTTTGTTGATGTCAACATACAAGATGCATTTTTGGACAAGAAAAGAGATTTTGTTTTGCGTTCATGGGAAAGACAGGAAGATATTGCTTTACGCGCAGAAGAGAGGAAATTAAAAGATTTGGAAGAAAAGATTCACGAGCAGATATTAGCTCTCCATAATGAGCGAGCTGATGTTTCACCGAGACCATCTGCACAAGAAATCACTAATGCTGCACCCAAAAATAAAGCAGACAGAGTTTTTGGATGGAAGGAGATGAAGATGTCAAgcaaaatgaaatatgaatCACTCCCTGAAGTCGTCGCAAGGAAGCGTGATGCAGAAAGAAAGAAGTACTATGAAGCAAATCGGAAAAAAGCTCTTCAGTATAAACGCAAGGTCACACAAATGGTTTTACAAAAACAGAAGTCCAAATCGTCTGCTGGAGTTagatgattttaaaaatgtagtTTTGATTTAATGATTTGTCATaaagatatattttttatatcccTATTTATAGTGTTTATTGTTTCCAAGTTGTAGCTTGTAATATTCGCGTTACCCATCATTAACGTTGTTGTTATATCAATAAATTATGCAGAGAGTGATTTTTCTATATCAACTTATTATTGTAAGGATAGACGGACCACTTGCCTATATAGCAAATAACTAAACAAGCACCGCAGAGTTGTCTCCATATGATTTCCGTACTCCATCTACAGCATTTTCCTGGTTATTGACGCCCAATGACATTTACAATGTTCCAAAACATTGCAATTAATAGGTCTATAGTAGCGGTACACGGGAACTTAGAGAATTTGCCCATTTAGTGTTTGGCAGTTTTGGACTACGTAAAGAGCAATTGCAGAGGACAGCTAGCTAGTTAACTATCTCCAAGCTAATTCAACGTTCGGGGGAGCACAGTTTTTCTCTACTTTCGACAACACCATAAAAGTATTGCGATCCACTCATAAACCAATCTATACTAATTGCTgagcaaaacaataaatgtgTACACAAAATTGGAATTGACCCCAGAATACAAATGCTGCAGAAAACTACCGCTGGCCGTGTTTTTATAGCGTCTTCCAGAGTGGGGGCAGGGGCGATCGATGAATTCAAATGAAAGTCTGAAGTAAAAAGAGAAGACATACAgtgcaaaaaatattaaaaccatAAAACTGAATAAATACACAAATTGTTAACGATTTTTCTGCTGccaaaaaaatttggtttcTAATTTTACGCAGCGTAGCGTGATCAAAATGATTTCCAcgctaaaaattatttttgcatttcaatatatatggaaattcagtttcaaaataattttgaagaaatAGGTAAACGAAAGTGTCAACTCATATGTCCTAGAGCGCAAAAACATGATCTATATTAACATTTGTTTACTTTTAATGCGCCTTTTAATCATAATTGAATCGAGCCATGAAATAAGTTTAACAATCCcattaatattttcaatcatcGTAGTATACATACTGGTGCAAAGTATTGAAAATTGAACAACATACATGTGATATCTTAGAATTAGTCCTTTCTGGGCAGAAGTTGCACTagtgttgaaaatttttaaaaatttatagtATATGATCTAAAAGTATTGCTTTCACTAAATATCAGATTTTTCCACTTCTAGAAGATAAAGGGGCCCAAAGAGGGTTAATAGCTACATAAATATCTTGGtcttacaattttttaaataaatattcttgGAATCTACTCAGACTCCAAATATTTTGATGCCATACAACGAAAATAATACCACTTTGCTTGTGGTATTGTGCCAAAGATTTTCAGATATCAAAATTGATCATTACCGTGTTTACCCGAAAATAACACTGCGTCCTATTTCCTTTTTCTTCCACAAaatagggcttattttcgggggatgttgattgattgattgattgattgattgatgtcttatattttcattcatcgaaaaaaattacaaaataatgaattacgagattttcaaatatacaaaatataaaagccGATATCCATTTCTTATGAATAACATGTTTCCATccaaaataactgctaaacatatAATAGCTCATCAATCATTTAAAGCGCGGGTCAAATGGCCATGGGTCGTCGCGGTTTCTATGACGCAACGACGCCAGACCAAAATGAGTCGTCTGCTTGCGCGAAGCTGCGTCCTCTGACATAGGCCGTGGATAATGAATGGATAAAACTCTGATGTGGCAAGAGTTCGTGGAAGGGAGTATCTCTGGTAGCTTCCCTAGATAGAGTATATTAATCTTGTAAAGATGGAAATGAAATAACAAGTTCAACATCATTGAAGTTGATAAACTAACTTAGATGTTGATAAACTAATGTTTGTTAAAACGAAGATGTAGACTATAGACTACGGTACTTTTCAGTTATTGAAATGATAATTATGTTCCGATTCATGGTAACATGAAACGAaggaaatatttttgcaaaattaaagataaaaaaagAGATAGTTCTATGAATAAAATACGAATTCctgaaaaatatgtttaataattaaatcaaaatgaGTGTCTTATCAGTGGAATCGACCATTTCATCATTTAGCTATGCTATTCTGACTTATTTTACCCATGAATTTCATTAGAATATAAGACATACATTGTTATTGTACCATTGTCATTATcaattctatttattttataaacatCTCTTCTTGTTGTCTTGATCTTTTTATTCTCATTGCGCTATAATCTAAGTGACCAGGCTATTCATAGATATATTTAACTTATAAATCTGAACCGGGAATTTTTTAGATGGTatgcattcttcaaatttttaattgtatGAACGTAGCATAATTTCCATGATATGGCTGGTTTCCAGTTTGACAATCATTTGCAAGTTCAATCACCAGAAAATGCACGCAGAAGCCCATTTGCAAGTGATACAGATGAGTCAGCATTTACAAGATTAAATCTTCGATCAACGGATGAAATACCACTAAAATATCGGCATGTTTTTGACGGAATACCATATTTTAATGTTGTTCAGTCAACTGTTCTTGATGACGTTTTGTACACTGATAATCCACTTGTCGTCTGTGCACCGACAGGATCTGGAAAAACTATGATATTTGAGCTTGCTATCATCCGGATGCTTCTCAAATGTGATGAATATTCACGGCCTCACAgtgaacaaaaaattatatacatgGCCCCAATTAAGGCGCTTTGTGCACAACGTCATTCTGAATGGGGACATAAGTTTGAATCTATTAATCTAAAATGTACACAGCTCACAGGAGATTCGAACAACGATGATTTGGCTGAATTGCAAAAGGCTAATATTATATTTACGACTCCAGAGAAATGGGACAGTACCACTCGACGTTGGCACAATAATATAACACTTATAAGTCAGATCAAACTTTTTCTTATTGATGAAGTTCATCTTCTGAATGACGAATCAAGAGGAGCTACGATGGAAGCTGTCATTAGTAGAATGAAAACAAATCGATCCCATATTTCTATGAAAACAGGATCAAATTTTAATCATGCTTTGAGATTTGTTGCAGTATCTGCTACAATTCCTAATGTTATTGATATAGCAGATTGGCTTGGTTCAATTGACCTACCTGCCACTCACTTTTTACTCAGTAATGACTTGAGACCTGTTAAGCTTAATGTTGTTGTTTTGGGTTATCCATGCTATACAGACTCGGAATTTAAATTTGATGTTAGCTTGAATTACAAACTCAGCAATGTAATTGAAAATTACTGTGAGAATAAACCAACTTTAGTGTTTTGTTCAACTAGGAAAAGTGTGGAGCAGGCTGCATCTAGATTGGCTTGTGATTCTAGATTTGTTGTCAATGAAATGCACCAAAGACTCCTGAATCAAATTGCAAACCTTGTGAGATGCCATAAACTAAGAGATTGTTTGATGAAAGGTGTGGCGTACCATCACGCTGGATTAGATTTTCATGATCGGGAACTTGTTGAAAAGGGTTTTATCCAAGGACATATTCTTGTTTTACTTAGTACAAGCACACTTGCTATGGGTGTTAATCTTCCTGCCCATTTGGTGATCATCAAGTCGACGAGTCATTATATTGGTGGTGTATGTGAAGAGTATTCACAGTCAGAACTTATGCAAATGGTTGGGCGAGCTGGCAGACCACAGTTTGATACAACTGCTACAGCAgttattatgacaaaacaaaaaaatcgagaaaaatatcaaaacataACTCATGgaacaaaacaaattgaaagcTCACTACATAAGCATCTCATTGAACATTTAAATGCAGAAATTGTGCTTGGAACCATTCCTGATGCTAGTTTGGCATTGGAGTGGATAAAATCGACATTTTTATACATTAGGGCACTGAGAAATCCAGTACATTATGGATATTCAGCTGGACTTAGTACTGCAGAAATTGAGAGTCATTTACAGGACCTTTGCATCAGTAATTTGAATGCTTTAGCATCTGAAAATTTAGTCAATATCAATGAATCTTTTCATCCGAACGTACTTCAAACTACTTCCACAGGTCGTCTTATGGCACAATATTGTATTGCATTTGAAACTatgaaaaattttctcagaTTTCAATCAAGTCCAACTATTGAAGAATTAACAGGCTTGGTTTCTAGTTGCAAAGAATTTCAAGATATTAATCTGAGAGTTAGCGAGAAATCTGTACTAAATAAACTCAACAAGaataaaacatcaatgacaATTAGATATCCGATGGAAAGTCGAATAAAAACATCACAAATGAAAGTAAATTGTCTATTACAGGCTGTTCTGGGAAACCTTCCATTGCAAGAGTTTGCATTGCAACAAGATATGAACAAGATTTTTCGAATTGCATCTCGTGTGTCAAGATGTTTTATGGAACTACAGTTCCAAAATACTGACTTCAATTCTCTTCTGAATGCTGCTAAATTTTCCCAGTGCATCAAAGCTAAAATGTGGGACGATTCtccttatgtttgtaaacaactTCCTGGGATAGGGCCAGTTCTTGCAACTGCTTTGGTAAATGGTGGCATAAGGAATTTTGAAGCTGTAGGAAAACGAAATCCAAGAGAACTGGAACTGATAGTAAACAGACATCCGCCTTTTGGTAATCAACTACAAGATGCAGTAAGGTATTTGCCAAAATATCAAGTTTCAATTGAAGAATTTGGATCTCGTGGGTTTGGATCCCAAACTTTTAGAGCTCGGGTATCAATACAAAACCACTATGATTTGAGAAGAAAACAAACTATCTTTGGCAAGCATACTTCTCTACTGATCATAGGAGATTCCAATAATAATTTACATCTCAAAAGAAAATTTACTGATTCGGATTTGCTGCGCTCGGAATGGTCAACTAATATTGAAGTCAAACGGATGGCAAATGATCTTGAATTAAAATTGGTGTTGTGTAGTCAGGAATGGGCCGGATTAGATGTCGAATGCACATATAAACCTTTTGCCAATCGAACAACACAATCCACCTCTTATGATATGGAAGACAATTTTAACACAGATTACAAGAGATCCAGATATTTTGGAGGTAATAATAATTCAATGCATGGAAGTTATGGTATTCCCGTTTCAAATGATGATGTACTGTTTGATTCATTTGAAAGCATTCCTAGCCCTTCATCAGAGAAAAAAGTTTGTCAAAAATCaactcagaaaaaaaatttaaaatcaaaatatacaaataaaaatgcttcagAAAAAAGATATTCTTcaaaaaatatctcaaattggatgaaggaattttcatacaaaaaatCATCGAGTTTTGTCCCAAGTTCAAGCCAATGTTTATGGAATAATAAGCCtgaatttattgatattaatgATGATGAGTTATCTGAAAATCAAGATGCAGACTCGGCTATTTCAATGTATCTGGAGGGTCTGAGTGAACATGAAAACCAACGTGTAACAACTAAGAATAAGAATTCTTTTGAAAGCCATTTTGTCAATAAgagaaaatcaaatgaaacggtgAACACAAATTTGGTTCGAAAAAAGTTGTATTTTGCTCCTGATGCGAAAAATTCTTCTGTGGATGATTTTAATATAGCTAATGCTcaaccaaattttgatttggATTGGGACGACTGGGATGATGGGTTGAAGGAAACTGTAAATGAAGAAAAGCAATCTTCATCATTTGATCATGAATTTTCAGATGATGTACTATTAACAGCAGAAGAGAATAGTCCCATCCCAGTAAAGCGTCAGTTATTATCGCCAACATTTTCAGATATTTCGTATGATAAATTGAGACAAACTCCTGATGACACACCTATAACATCAAAAGCTTCTGGAAAAATGTATCCCAGCTGTTCTTATATTTCAAACCAAAGATCAAATACATTTACACCTACAATGAAACAAACATCATCATCATCCAAAGAAAACTGCTTTTATAGAGGTAAAACATCTGATAATATATCTGAAATACCATGTACAAGTTCCCACAAGTCAGTGATAGAAGTTTGTAAATCACCATTTCcgaaacaaaaagaaaattgtGCACCAAAGTCTTTTTTCGATGATATATTTCCAGCAGCTACAAAATCAAATGAGACATTCAATCCTCTAGTGACAAGCATTAAGAAAGCGGACAAAAAAGAACTTGAGAAAGctcaacaaatttattttagcaTTTTGGACTCTTTCGATTTGTAACTATTATATCACAGCAAGGGGTAGAAATTTTGCCCAAAACAGATACTAACTGTAAGACTACATCCAGCATTAGAAGTTCTTTGCAGTTGGGTTCAGTCATTagttccttattttagttatgttttaCACTTTTCTCTGAACGACGCTTTCTACAGGCAGTTTGTTACATATATGTAAgtgttttcatatatttcaggTAATAGAATTATATACAAGGATGAGCAATCATTTCAAATGGGGTAGATTGATGGTAAAAAAGTAGATTTGAGTTTTTGAAATTCAGAAAAGCATTACAGAAAAGTAAATTTCAGTTTGTATAAAAAGTAATATGGGCATATACCTCTATAGATTTAGTAAACAAATTTCTATTTCAATGGTTTGTCTTCAGGTTTTTCATTGAGATTTTTGCAAATATTCTGAATGAACGAATTGaagaaatgtttttattttttaatccttgataattattttaaacaaatgAAATAGAGAACTATTGTTGTTAATAAACTACCTTTAAATATGTGCATTTGCAATATGATGCTAGAATCTAATGTCATTGACTATAGTTTATGTAACATTTTTTGACGATGGAATTTATATAAGaatgaaatgaaatttgtttttttaatcaaatgcatgaaacagtcataaaatatttttctgtttgaaGTTTTTCAGTGTTAGTTTATGCAATTTctagatagtttattttttgttattgaaatgTTTGATTGTTTAATTAATGTTATTcaattctatgttttcagttccttcgtttttttttaattgaaaaatgttattatattttctgctttaattcacttttgtttcaattttttcataaatttttcagttttttgtgAAAATAGCAGTGATGGAAGAATTAAATGATTTATCATTGCGCTGTAATTTCTGTAAAACTTATTTCCCATTATCTTCTGTTTTGGAACATCGGAAGCATCATAGGGCAATGAGGATTATGCGCTTCAAGGAAGGTTTGTTTGAATAATTAGTAATAATGCTTTACGGCCGGTGATAACGGGAACACAGTATGTTcctattttgaatacattttgaaaaataattatcgaatatgaaatttcgaatacattaTAAATTGGGTCATGTTCAACagagttaaatatatattcaataaatgTAAGTTCAGTTATGTCAGAAAATAAGTGATTATTTGATTGATTCTCTATCATTTCAGTTTTCggaaattaaatgaatatcttTTTGTGAGacttttcaagaaatttttaaaacttaaaCTGCTGAATTattagaattaaaaataatataataaaaaattcatattattgaatatgaataattccaaaataaatcgaatatttgTTTTGGGTTTGAGTGTGCGTTATAGAGGACCTGTAACACTGACATAATGatggtttaattttttttggtatATTATCACACTAATCTGTAATTCAACATACCTACCTAGTTAGGTTGTTCTTGTCTTgattcaatttttcta
This is a stretch of genomic DNA from Styela clava chromosome 2, kaStyClav1.hap1.2, whole genome shotgun sequence. It encodes these proteins:
- the LOC120336911 gene encoding putative ATP-dependent DNA helicase HFM1, translating into MAGFQFDNHLQVQSPENARRSPFASDTDESAFTRLNLRSTDEIPLKYRHVFDGIPYFNVVQSTVLDDVLYTDNPLVVCAPTGSGKTMIFELAIIRMLLKCDEYSRPHSEQKIIYMAPIKALCAQRHSEWGHKFESINLKCTQLTGDSNNDDLAELQKANIIFTTPEKWDSTTRRWHNNITLISQIKLFLIDEVHLLNDESRGATMEAVISRMKTNRSHISMKTGSNFNHALRFVAVSATIPNVIDIADWLGSIDLPATHFLLSNDLRPVKLNVVVLGYPCYTDSEFKFDVSLNYKLSNVIENYCENKPTLVFCSTRKSVEQAASRLACDSRFVVNEMHQRLLNQIANLVRCHKLRDCLMKGVAYHHAGLDFHDRELVEKGFIQGHILVLLSTSTLAMGVNLPAHLVIIKSTSHYIGGVCEEYSQSELMQMVGRAGRPQFDTTATAVIMTKQKNREKYQNITHGTKQIESSLHKHLIEHLNAEIVLGTIPDASLALEWIKSTFLYIRALRNPVHYGYSAGLSTAEIESHLQDLCISNLNALASENLVNINESFHPNVLQTTSTGRLMAQYCIAFETMKNFLRFQSSPTIEELTGLVSSCKEFQDINLRVSEKSVLNKLNKNKTSMTIRYPMESRIKTSQMKVNCLLQAVLGNLPLQEFALQQDMNKIFRIASRVSRCFMELQFQNTDFNSLLNAAKFSQCIKAKMWDDSPYVCKQLPGIGPVLATALVNGGIRNFEAVGKRNPRELELIVNRHPPFGNQLQDAVRYLPKYQVSIEEFGSRGFGSQTFRARVSIQNHYDLRRKQTIFGKHTSLLIIGDSNNNLHLKRKFTDSDLLRSEWSTNIEVKRMANDLELKLVLCSQEWAGLDVECTYKPFANRTTQSTSYDMEDNFNTDYKRSRYFGGNNNSMHGSYGIPVSNDDVLFDSFESIPSPSSEKKVCQKSTQKKNLKSKYTNKNASEKRYSSKNISNWMKEFSYKKSSSFVPSSSQCLWNNKPEFIDINDDELSENQDADSAISMYLEGLSEHENQRVTTKNKNSFESHFVNKRKSNETVNTNLVRKKLYFAPDAKNSSVDDFNIANAQPNFDLDWDDWDDGLKETVNEEKQSSSFDHEFSDDVLLTAEENSPIPVKRQLLSPTFSDISYDKLRQTPDDTPITSKASGKMYPSCSYISNQRSNTFTPTMKQTSSSSKENCFYRGKTSDNISEIPCTSSHKSVIEVCKSPFPKQKENCAPKSFFDDIFPAATKSNETFNPLVTSIKKADKKELEKAQQIYFSILDSFDL
- the LOC120335567 gene encoding uncharacterized protein LOC120335567 translates to MDNPNNSLLAEDNCESAYSESVTDDYNTADLSNLSGLSKILKADDSIADKVRCLLEEDNDAESMEKPELLSCANENASTDSEIKEKMLTLFKDVENSTETADQEHIPPGDMNTELEVETQDEKEESIEEEQMDKSDDTVKLSSADISILRGNRDDLGNPEGNGAEDKPIQLRQDSSDDIMNISDSTEYSDLPKVVDNPMKNSRSNIASNSYPVLSEYMKKVTKTSSDESSSENSNAKITGNAKFYSDSDPNTPQFSDDPEKLQHLEKYVQRRQHEHEPEKLSELGSHQPSNTRLETLRSGGGPIHSTPFSYPRQLPLSKLSESEIPNGTLNSTKAPSLSKVDSLPTPVEKRCSHESNITLRSRNSDVNNATPTEELIHESLAGSATNHSQLDLPANLGDEEILEKVKRAVAVNQEEKIFNSKSSGLRGPHTVSEHSIASTVDSLAAQVKNLLREESAQQHMITGDLSDINVNEISQHSNFSDEISNFEKTNLWKYTRQFLPGALTPSREIQPLTKFGQSSPMQAREIDTDSSDVSSPETYRISLTQTPQSLRNSKSKTPPAMKTLFRQPGQSKPMEENKTSHEMPVMRFSDGKPSNEGKASISASSRRSYPVGGSSTPHKSSSRIVGRYGNYPKENYDIFTPQNESYKKLEPEVTQTQTPYSFITPRKVAWEEPEKVDIVPVVKYRSPLPRPSKPCTTQIPRRNQDMQETSSYFRPERLRGERPFHTEKSPSISLRQDGVKLKKLTPQKDVSIKMYEPRMPDKSSEKLVRDTNINTSEDHITVKSLTPPHSYERRRLPEAQTENLKLSSSLNLKQSQKSSQPRSVHFKERSYSSLTRSTPEKSLERPMRNPEYSFTTPRVSGYQSPRIITPKIVKEKPRIGKVLPTYDQLVAEQKHQEKSKQESDVPENVQNKGEKKSAEIQKPTKDTEIEVNTDFSPLEPESCSDDSDEENTLLENLSTPKHKRKEENLDLSLSDTELHRRTTLSQSSDDSEDEKSGHFRNSANGYLRFGLTGSNEKHVERDQQSVSTPSPTPIEPAPLPYVRLGKEKPTMPPIFSAPQRHSISTEKVQNLLMKEKNVGKQSTRTRNTGVSASMPVTNKEPSSSSSDEELMNLLETFSTKVPLMEKLLRKLYEKNLHKKSEQMFIEHSQLDDGGQELVNKSAQTLQDDIRVFRTNSTNIPQQTQRNRRKIYAESASQTSFTKLSNTESTEERIYSSFDKSNQVTPKQVVAERKNKEKIYSGEGKENIPQKQQPCAFFVDLTPEKLPREQPDEKLNQSPVAWYEPYEYMPPWRQRSMSNRPKMGFVDVNIQDAFLDKKRDFVLRSWERQEDIALRAEERKLKDLEEKIHEQILALHNERADVSPRPSAQEITNAAPKNKADRVFGWKEMKMSSKMKYESLPEVVARKRDAERKKYYEANRKKALQYKRKVTQMVLQKQKSKSSAGVR